The Magnetovibrio sp. DNA window ATGGCGCCATAGCCGCCAGCAACACGGCGAATACGATGGCCGAACCGTAATTGGCCGCACGCGACGTCGCCCCTGCATCCAAGATCGCGGCAGACCGGCTGGGAGAGCCGTTGCCGGGTAAAAAACCGAGCCCGCCCATCAGCACATTGGTGACGCCATGGACGCGCAATTCGGCGTTGGCGTCGCAAGGCTCATCGGTGCGTAGCGCCAAGGTGGTGGAGCAAATGACGGTGTAAAAGGATGCCAACAGGCCCATGGAAAGCCCCGCCAACAAGGGGATATCCGCCGCGCGCCATAGGGCGTTGGGACTCGCTGGATTGCCAAAGCTTGCCAGCCATGCGTCGCCGGCGGTCCACAACGGCGGTATGCGCCAGAGATCCAGAAGATCGATATAACCGATCAAAGGGGCTGCGGACAGGCCCAATCCCGATGTGCCCAGGTGGTACAGCGCGGAACCGACGGCCAGTGCGATCACCGCGCCGGGGACGACTTTGATCCGCCCATCCAGCACCAACAAACCGACGATGGTTACGCCGCCCACCGTCACCGCCCACGGATTAATGGCATGGGCGTTGGCGACCGCGATGTCGCCGAGCGGTAGGCCTGGCAGGCCGAGCACGGTGGGCACGGCGCTGATCATCACCAACAGCGCCGAGGCGTTGGCGAAGCCCGACAGGACCGGAACCGGAATGTACGAGGTCACGTGACCCAGCCGCAGCCATCCCGCGACGACTTGAAAAAGACCGGCGATGACGATGCTGACATAGGCCAAGGCCAGGGCCTGGCTGGGCTCGTAACCGCGCCCCAGGGCGGCGGCGATGGCAGATGCCAGCATCAACGCCGTCACTGCGCCGGGCCCGGAAATCATGAAGCGGTTGGGGCCCCAAAGGCCGGTGATGAGGCCGAAAAGAATCGATGAGCCGACGCTGGTGGCGATACCGAACGCGGCCCAATCCGGGCCCAGCGGCGCAACGGCGATCAGCCCATATGCCACGGCTTGGGGCAGCGTCGCCAATGCGCCGACGCAGGCGGGGCCGAAATCGCGTCTAATATCTGCGAACTTCAATGTGTTGTGCCCGTTTTTGGATTAAAACCAGTTCGCTTTTGTAGCTATGGTTTGAACACGTTTGGCGGCAACAATCAATTCAGTCATATGTGCTAGGGCGAAAACGGCGGGTCTCACAGCAGCGGCAGGGCGAGCAAATCTTCCAATTCGTCCTTGTCGTCGCAGTCGATTACGCGCCGTGCCATGTCGTAGGAAAAGCCCGCCCGCGCCATGGCCGCGAGGTCGCGGTCTTTTTTGTCGGCGCGCGTCGCGGGGTCGCCGTAAGGTCCCAACCGGCGGCGGCGCGCCAGTTTGATGGCGGCGGCCAATTCCGGTTCGGGGTGCTCGTCGACCAAGGCTTCGAGGGCGCGGTCGATGGTCTCGCCGTCGACGCCTTTTTCCATCAGCTTGATGCGGATCACCCGCGCCGCCGTGCCGCGCGCCATCAAGGACCGGGCGCGGGTTTCGGCGTAATTGAGATCGTTGAGCAAACCCGCGTCCAGGTAACGCTGGATCAGCGCATCGATCCAGCCGCGCGCGGCATCGACATCCAAATCATCGTGAAACAGCGACGCTTTGAAGACGCGGCGCTCCAGTACGCGTTTGAGGTTCGCCGCGCTCGACGCATAGCGTTCCAGGTAATGCAGGGCGATGTTGGCCAGACGCTCCGGCGTGATTTTACGCGGGATGTGCGATTTGGACGAAGAGGAAGAGTCTTTGCGCTGGCTCATGAGAGGACTATATAAGGTGCTTCTCTTTAGACCAATGCCCCAAAAAAACGATTGGTGCGATCATGCAGCAGACCACAACCAGCAACTGGCTTGGCCTCTATACGCTCTATATGCGCGAAGTGCGCCGTTTCGTGAAGGTGTACACCCAGACCATCGTCGGTCCGGTGGTGACCACGCTGTTGTTCTTGGCGGTGTTCTCGTTGGCGTTGGGCCGCGCGGTGACGGATGTGCATGGCGTGCCGTTCATGGAATTCCTCGCCCCCGGCCTGATCATGATGGCGATCGTGCAAAACGCCTTCGCCAACACGTCCAGCTCGATGATGATTTCCAAGGTTCAGGGCAACATCGTCGACACGTTGATGCCGCCGCTCAGCGCCCACGAGTTGACGTTCGGCATCGCCATGGGCGGCATGACCCGCGGCATCGCGGTCGGTATCGCGGTCAGCGCGGTGCTCAGCATTTGGGTGCCGATCAACATCCACAACATCGGTCTGATCGTGTTTCACGCCGTGGCCGCGTCGCTGATGCTGTCGTTGCTGGGCGTGATCGGCGGCATCTGGTCGGACAAGTTCGACCACATCGCGGCGGTGACCAATTTCATCATCACCCCGCTGTCGTTTTTGTCGGGCACGTTCTATTCCATCGAACGGCTGCCGGAATTGGGCCAGACCATCGCCCACCTCAATCCGTTTTTCTACATGATCGACGGCTTTCGCTACGGCTTCATCGGCCAATCCGACGCCCCGGTGCTGACCGGCATGATCGTTGTGGGGCTGATGGACGTGGCGCTGTGGATCGTCTGCTGGCGGATATTCGACAGCGGCTATAAGTTGAAACCGTAAAGGTTCTTATTCGTTTCCATTGACAGAACGGACCGGGATTCCCATAATCCCCGGCTTTCCGGGCAGCCATCCGCTGCCCGGTTGTTATTTTTGGATTGAAACGCAAAGAAAGGAAACGTTCGTCATGTCCGCGCTGATGCCGACTTATGCGCCTGCGGATCTCGCTTTTGAAAAAGGCGAGGGGGTCTATCTGTACACGGCCGACGGACGACGATTCCTGGATTTCTGCGCCGGGATCGCGGTCAACTGCATGGGCCACGCCCATCCGCACTTGGTCGAAGCCCTGACCGAACAGGCCAAGAAGGTCTGGCACGTGTCGAACCTCTACACGATTCCCGGCCAGATCAAGCTGGCGGATCGGTTGGCGGCGGCGTCGTTCGCGGACCGGGTGTTCTTTTCCAATTCCGGCGCGGAAGCGTTGGAAGGTTCGATCAAGATCGCGCGCAAGTATCAAAAAGACCACGGCCATCCGGAACGGTTTCGCATCATCGCGTGCGAAAACGCCTTTCACGGCCGCACCTTGGCGACCATCGCCGCGGCGGGTCAAGCCAAGCTTCTGGAAGGTTTCACCCCGGTGGTGGACGGCTTTAGCCAGGTGGCGTTCGGCAATTTGAACGAGATGCGCGCGGCCGTGACCGATGAAACGG harbors:
- a CDS encoding regulatory protein RecX; translated protein: MSQRKDSSSSSKSHIPRKITPERLANIALHYLERYASSAANLKRVLERRVFKASLFHDDLDVDAARGWIDALIQRYLDAGLLNDLNYAETRARSLMARGTAARVIRIKLMEKGVDGETIDRALEALVDEHPEPELAAAIKLARRRRLGPYGDPATRADKKDRDLAAMARAGFSYDMARRVIDCDDKDELEDLLALPLL
- a CDS encoding ABC transporter permease: MQQTTTSNWLGLYTLYMREVRRFVKVYTQTIVGPVVTTLLFLAVFSLALGRAVTDVHGVPFMEFLAPGLIMMAIVQNAFANTSSSMMISKVQGNIVDTLMPPLSAHELTFGIAMGGMTRGIAVGIAVSAVLSIWVPINIHNIGLIVFHAVAASLMLSLLGVIGGIWSDKFDHIAAVTNFIITPLSFLSGTFYSIERLPELGQTIAHLNPFFYMIDGFRYGFIGQSDAPVLTGMIVVGLMDVALWIVCWRIFDSGYKLKP
- a CDS encoding SulP family inorganic anion transporter, which encodes MKFADIRRDFGPACVGALATLPQAVAYGLIAVAPLGPDWAAFGIATSVGSSILFGLITGLWGPNRFMISGPGAVTALMLASAIAAALGRGYEPSQALALAYVSIVIAGLFQVVAGWLRLGHVTSYIPVPVLSGFANASALLVMISAVPTVLGLPGLPLGDIAVANAHAINPWAVTVGGVTIVGLLVLDGRIKVVPGAVIALAVGSALYHLGTSGLGLSAAPLIGYIDLLDLWRIPPLWTAGDAWLASFGNPASPNALWRAADIPLLAGLSMGLLASFYTVICSTTLALRTDEPCDANAELRVHGVTNVLMGGLGFLPGNGSPSRSAAILDAGATSRAANYGSAIVFAVLLAAMAPLVAVLPLWATAGMLIATSLQAFDQGTLNNIKNIVMQKLPYPRVVAGDVAVTVVVIVTALAFDLIAAVGLGVFLSVALFVLGMGRNPIRRIYQGSRIHSKIHRPPEQIQRLEQEGHRIAVIEIQGALFFGSCAKLLSEAQTLLNGGVEFLILDFKHLTSLDSTGSTKLRTLSLMCKEAGGQLMISYVEPERRTARASRTQSPTPSAPPDCRRTQSAPRWIWLVLHANAITDLIGVDWFFSDTDSALARSERLLL